CCGCTCGGGTTCATCCACCTCACCACCGCGGATGACTACTACAGCAACAGCGTCACCGCCCACGTCGCCGACGTGGTGGTCGCGCGCGCCGCGGAGGGACGGGGGGTCGGCGCGGCGCTGCTTGCCGCCGCGGAGGATTGGGCGAGAGCGCGCCGCTTCACGCTGCTCACGTTGAACGTGTTCACCGCGAACCACCGCGCGCGGGCGCTGTACGAGCGGCTCGGATTCGCGGAGGAGTGGATCCGCTGCATCAAGCGCCTCGGATAGGCTCCGCGTGATTCCCGGGATTGCTTCCCGCGAACAGCCGCGGCTTGCGCGGCAGCCGGACTACGCCAGAACCCTGTACCACACGTACACCGCGACCACCGCCCCGAGGATTGCCAACGTCGCCAATACGAACCGGTTCGACTTCTCACTCGTCTGAGCCATGATCCAGATTCTCCTGCGGGGCTGGACACGTGCCGGCGCGGGCGGAGCATAGCAGATTTCGCCGATCCCCGAGGACGTCCCTGCTGAAGTCAACGGCGCCGCGGACTTTGCCGCCCTGAACGACTTCCTGCGGTTGGATTACCTTCGCTGAGCCGCCCGGTTCTTCGCTCTCGTGGTAGCACTCGTGAGACTCTCCAGCCAGCGGACGAGGATCGCCTGCAGCGCAATGCGGCGATCGGAGAAGCTGTGATCCGTTTGCAGCGCGTGGTGTTGAAGCGCGGCGGCACTCTCCTTCCGCAGCGCCGCCGCCAGACCGTCCATGTCGGCGCGGTTCTGATCGTCGGCCGTCACGATCAGCACCGGACGATCGCGCAGCCGGCCCGCCCAGCGCCGGTAATCCCAATCGGCTCCATGCCGCGCCGCCTCGGCGAACAGTGCGGACGCGGTGACGCCCGGGACGGGGTGCAGCTGCGTGCTCCACCGCGCCAGGCGGCTATCACGTTCGCGCGGGTTGTCGTTCAGCGTGCCGAGGTTCACGGCGGAGAGCATCGCGATTCCCGCGATGTCGGCGTTCCGGCTGCCCTCGAATCCCGCGAGGAACCCGCCGAAGCTGTGGCCGATCAGGACGACGCGTCGCGGGTCGACGCGGTACCTGGCCGCGTTGGCGGCGTCGCGGAGGAAACGGACGGCCTGCGCCGTGTCTTCGATCGCCGACGACAGCGAGAACGCGCCGCCCGCGCCCCACATGCCCCGATAGTGGAACAGCAGCACGTGCCAGCCCGCCCGGCGGATGGCCTGCGCCAGATCGCCGTTGACTTCGTAGCCGGGCAGCCCGTGCAGGAGGACGACGGCGCCGTGCGGCCCCTGGCCGCTGGCCTGATACAACGTCGCGTCCAGCGCGACACCGTGGCTGGGAATGCTGACGATGGCGAGCGCCGCCGGGAAGGCCTTGTCGGACGGCGGGTCGGCGATGACCGCCGCCGGCAGTTGTGGCGTGGCCGAGCCGCCGGGTGGCGCCCATCCATCTATATGCGCTTGTCCGATCACCACGCCGGTCAGCGGCACGACGACGAGCGTCGCGACGAGCAGGCGGGCCGCCCACCGCGGCGGATTCGCGTCGTCCATCGTAGGCCACGACGATAGCGGAAGACGTCAGTTCCTGCCAATGGGGACGCGGGAGAGCAGCCAGTCCACGACGCGGGCGTCGGACATGAGCGCGTGCCGCCGGTTAGGATCGGACGATGGTGGTCCATACCATCGGGCACTCCACGCGATCGCTCGACGAGTTCATCGCGTTGCTCGCCGCCGCCAGCGTCACCCGCGTCGTCGACGTGCGCGCCTTTCCCATGTCCCGGCGGCATCCGCAGTTCAACAAGGATGCGCTCGCGGCGACCCTGGCGGCCGCGGCCATCGATTACCGTCACATGCCGGCGCTCGGCGGCCGCCGCCCACGGCAGAAGGGAGCGCAGTCACGCAACGGCTTGTGGAAGGTGGAAGCATTCCGCAACTACGCCGACTATGCCGCCAGCGCCGCCTTCGCACGGGCGATCGCGGAACTCGAGGCGCTCGCGCGCGAACGACCGACGGCGTTCATGTGCGCGGAAGCGGTATGGTGGCAATGTCACCGCCGGCTGATTGCCGATTACATGCTGGCCCGCGGGTGGAGCGTAGTCCACATCGTCGCCCCGGGGCAGGAGCAGCTTGCCTCGATGACCAAGGGGGCCGTCGTCCAGCGGGACGGCACGATCGAGTATCCGCCGCCGCAACCGCGGCTGCTGTAAGCGCCCCGATCCGGCATTGCTGAATGCACCACAGCAAGGCGTATCCGGCCGCAGGCTGAACCAAATATGATCTTGCTGGCATTGATCACTGGAGTTGTCATTGGTCCGGCGGTGTATTTCGGCGCGACGGGACGGACGCCGCGCAAGCGCCTGATTCTCAGCGCTGTTGCGGTGGCTGCGGTGTTCGCACTGGAGATCGTCATCAGCATCTACTTTGCGGAATGGCT
This genomic interval from Vicinamibacterales bacterium contains the following:
- a CDS encoding GNAT family N-acetyltransferase, which produces MRIRPAVAEDRAFVLDLGERLIAFGDVPGRDRDAMIARDRAVIAAVLDGESGADATILVAVDDDGRPLGFIHLTTADDYYSNSVTAHVADVVVARAAEGRGVGAALLAAAEDWARARRFTLLTLNVFTANHRARALYERLGFAEEWIRCIKRLG
- a CDS encoding alpha/beta fold hydrolase, which gives rise to MDDANPPRWAARLLVATLVVVPLTGVVIGQAHIDGWAPPGGSATPQLPAAVIADPPSDKAFPAALAIVSIPSHGVALDATLYQASGQGPHGAVVLLHGLPGYEVNGDLAQAIRRAGWHVLLFHYRGMWGAGGAFSLSSAIEDTAQAVRFLRDAANAARYRVDPRRVVLIGHSFGGFLAGFEGSRNADIAGIAMLSAVNLGTLNDNPRERDSRLARWSTQLHPVPGVTASALFAEAARHGADWDYRRWAGRLRDRPVLIVTADDQNRADMDGLAAALRKESAAALQHHALQTDHSFSDRRIALQAILVRWLESLTSATTRAKNRAAQRR
- a CDS encoding DUF488 domain-containing protein; the encoded protein is MVVHTIGHSTRSLDEFIALLAAASVTRVVDVRAFPMSRRHPQFNKDALAATLAAAAIDYRHMPALGGRRPRQKGAQSRNGLWKVEAFRNYADYAASAAFARAIAELEALARERPTAFMCAEAVWWQCHRRLIADYMLARGWSVVHIVAPGQEQLASMTKGAVVQRDGTIEYPPPQPRLL